CCGCGTCGGGGTTGCGCTTCTGCGGCATGATCGAGGATCCCGTCGAGAAGGCGTCGGAGAGCCGGACGAAGCCGAACTGCGGCGTCGACCAGAGCACGATCTCCTCGGCGAAGCGCGACAGATGCATCGCGCAGATCGAGGCGGCCGAGAGCGTTTCCAGCACGAAATCGCGGTCCGAGACCGAATCGAGCGAGTTCGCCGTGGGGCGGTCGAAGCCGAGCGCCTTCGCCGTCATGTGCCGGTCGATCGGGAAGGAGGTGCCGGCGAGCGCCGCCGCGCCGAGCGGGCATTCGTTGAGACGCGCGCGCGCGTCGCGGATGCGGCCGCGGTCGCGGGAGAGCATCTCGACATAGGCGAGCAGGTGATGGCCGAAGGTGACCGGCTGCGCCGATTGCAGATGGGTGAAGCCCGGCATCACCGCGCCGGCATAGGTGTCGGCCTTCTCTGCCAGAGCCTGCTGGAGATCGGCCATCTGGCCGTCGATCTCCTCGAGCGTGTCGCGCACCCACAGCCGCATGTCGGTCGCGACCTGGTCGTTGCGCGAGCGGGCGGTATGCAGTCGGCCGGCGGCGGCGCCGATCTTGTCCTTGAGGTTCGATTCGACGTTCATGTGAACGTCTTCGAGCGCGCGCGAAAACGTGAAGGCGCCGCTCTCGATCTCGCCCTCGACCTGCTTGAGGCCGGCCGTGATGGTCGCGACGTCGTCCCTGGTCAGGATGCCAGTCTCGGCCAGCATGGCCGCATGAGCGAGCGAGCCGCGGATATCCTGCCGCCAGAGCTTCTTGTCGAAATCGATGGAGGCGTTGATCTCCTCCATGATGGCGTCGGGACCTGTGGCGAAACGCCCACCCCACATGCGGTTGCTCACGGCGGTCTTTCCTGCTTCTAGGGCGCGATGGCGAGACGAACGAAAATCCTGGCCGCGACCGGGGCTCTGGCCCTCGTCGTCCTCGGTGGCGGCGCCGCCTTCTACTCCGTCACGG
Above is a genomic segment from Bosea sp. NBC_00550 containing:
- the argH gene encoding argininosuccinate lyase; amino-acid sequence: MSNRMWGGRFATGPDAIMEEINASIDFDKKLWRQDIRGSLAHAAMLAETGILTRDDVATITAGLKQVEGEIESGAFTFSRALEDVHMNVESNLKDKIGAAAGRLHTARSRNDQVATDMRLWVRDTLEEIDGQMADLQQALAEKADTYAGAVMPGFTHLQSAQPVTFGHHLLAYVEMLSRDRGRIRDARARLNECPLGAAALAGTSFPIDRHMTAKALGFDRPTANSLDSVSDRDFVLETLSAASICAMHLSRFAEEIVLWSTPQFGFVRLSDAFSTGSSIMPQKRNPDAAELVRGKAGRVFGALQALLTMMKGLPLTYSKDMQEDKEGTFDALQTLSLCLAATAGMVRDMQPDLKVMKKAAGLGYATATDLADWLVRVLKMPFRDAHHVTGRLVGIASEKKVGLEKLTLAEMQAVEPQITEAVFAVLGVEQSVKSRVSYGGTAPANVRKQARRWLKQLSK